The following are from one region of the Methanoculleus caldifontis genome:
- a CDS encoding DUF2240 family protein, which translates to MSVRIAVAAPFKHMRKDRLQRSEFVFYIAIDRKWMNKEQANQLLERAIAEGLVAVDGGSIRPLFDIAEVSIPLGFKPTSEVLAAENPYEDLIGRVAAATGKPPQEVFAELHRVVTDHFDGNLRAEAAAVILARKYGVAFEDKLPALERSVAKQR; encoded by the coding sequence GTGAGCGTCAGGATCGCGGTTGCCGCGCCGTTCAAGCACATGCGCAAAGATCGGCTGCAGAGGAGCGAGTTCGTCTTCTACATCGCCATCGACCGGAAATGGATGAACAAGGAGCAGGCAAACCAACTCCTGGAGCGGGCGATCGCGGAAGGGCTTGTCGCGGTGGACGGGGGATCCATCCGGCCGCTCTTTGATATCGCAGAGGTTTCGATCCCCCTCGGCTTCAAGCCCACCTCGGAAGTCCTCGCGGCCGAGAACCCCTACGAGGACTTGATCGGGCGGGTCGCCGCCGCCACGGGAAAGCCGCCGCAGGAGGTCTTTGCGGAGCTCCACCGGGTCGTGACCGACCACTTCGACGGCAACCTCCGGGCGGAGGCGGCGGCGGTCATCCTCGCACGGAAATACGGGGTGGCGTTCGAGGACAAACTCCCCGCTCTGGAACGGTCGGTCGCAAAGCAGCGGTAA
- a CDS encoding bifunctional metallophosphatase/5'-nucleotidase — protein sequence MTDHLTLLQVNDSHGYLEPHQELFYTAGLPEYRIAGGYARIAALLEGIRDTRGERVLSFDCGDTIHGTYPAVQSKGEALVPVLNALRLDGMTAHWEFAYGPEQFRKVARALDYPVLAVNCYDDATGDLVFPPSAVCETEDLQVGVIGIAATIVDKVMPESFSEGIHFTLGNEELPEHIARLRDEEGVDLVVVVSHLGFPQEVKLAGEVDGIDILLSGHTHNRLFEPAVVNDTIIIQSGCHGSFLGRLDLAVENRRVKRYSHELLVVGEEIRPDPEVEDLVAGVVDPHRERLSRVVGETRTGLSRTTVLEATMDNLLLQAILDVTGAEMAFSNGWRYGAPVPPGPVTANDLWNIIPVNPPVSTVEITGRELRAMMEENLERTFSRDPYEQMGGYVKRCMGIKLYCKLENAPGLRIQEFFAGGRRLDPDTVYRAAFVTGQGVPPQYGMNRENLDIHAIEALERYLARGPASAELHGSVTAI from the coding sequence ATGACCGACCACCTCACCCTCCTCCAGGTGAACGACTCGCACGGTTACCTGGAGCCGCACCAGGAACTCTTCTACACTGCGGGCCTGCCGGAGTACCGGATCGCCGGCGGGTATGCCCGGATCGCCGCGCTCCTCGAGGGGATACGGGATACTCGGGGCGAGAGGGTGCTTTCGTTCGACTGCGGCGACACCATCCACGGGACCTACCCTGCCGTCCAGTCGAAGGGTGAGGCGCTCGTCCCGGTCCTGAACGCCCTCCGCCTCGATGGCATGACCGCCCACTGGGAGTTCGCCTACGGGCCGGAGCAGTTCCGGAAGGTGGCCCGCGCCCTCGACTATCCCGTTCTCGCCGTCAACTGCTACGACGACGCGACCGGCGACCTTGTCTTTCCACCATCCGCGGTCTGCGAGACCGAAGACCTCCAGGTGGGCGTCATCGGAATCGCCGCGACCATCGTCGACAAGGTGATGCCGGAGTCCTTCTCGGAGGGGATCCATTTTACCCTGGGGAACGAGGAGCTTCCGGAGCATATCGCCCGGCTCCGCGACGAGGAGGGGGTGGACCTCGTCGTGGTGGTCTCGCACCTCGGTTTCCCGCAGGAGGTGAAACTCGCGGGTGAGGTGGACGGGATCGACATCCTCCTCTCGGGGCACACCCACAACCGCCTCTTTGAGCCTGCGGTCGTCAACGATACGATCATCATCCAGTCCGGCTGCCACGGCTCCTTCCTCGGCCGGCTTGACCTCGCCGTGGAGAACCGGCGGGTGAAGCGCTACTCCCACGAACTGCTCGTCGTCGGGGAGGAGATCCGGCCCGACCCCGAGGTCGAGGACCTGGTCGCGGGGGTCGTGGACCCGCACCGCGAACGCCTCTCGCGGGTCGTCGGGGAGACCCGGACGGGGCTCTCGCGGACCACGGTCCTTGAGGCCACGATGGACAACCTCCTCCTGCAGGCGATCCTGGACGTCACGGGCGCGGAGATGGCGTTCTCGAACGGCTGGCGCTACGGCGCCCCGGTGCCGCCGGGCCCGGTGACGGCAAACGACCTCTGGAACATCATTCCGGTCAACCCACCGGTCTCGACGGTCGAGATCACGGGCCGGGAGCTCCGGGCGATGATGGAGGAGAACCTGGAGCGGACCTTCTCGCGCGATCCCTACGAGCAGATGGGGGGTTACGTGAAGCGGTGTATGGGGATCAAACTCTACTGCAAGCTCGAGAACGCGCCCGGCCTCCGGATCCAGGAGTTCTTTGCCGGCGGGAGAAGGCTCGACCCGGACACCGTCTACCGTGCCGCGTTCGTCACCGGCCAGGGCGTCCCGCCGCAATACGGGATGAACCGGGAGAACCTCGATATCCATGCGATCGAGGCGCTCGAACGCTACCTCGCCCGGGGTCCCGCGAGCGCCGAACTCCACGGGAGCGTGACGGCGATATGA
- a CDS encoding DsrE family protein → MTPEKVVFHLDEREKVPLVLNNVKNLIDELEGVEVEVVAHAGGVEGLRTGSSHAELMERLAESGVRFVVCENTLRSRNILRSDFPGYVGTVPSAIVELVVRQAEGWRYLKP, encoded by the coding sequence ATGACACCGGAAAAGGTCGTCTTCCACCTTGACGAGCGCGAGAAGGTGCCTCTCGTCCTGAATAACGTGAAGAATCTCATCGACGAACTCGAAGGCGTCGAGGTCGAGGTGGTCGCCCACGCCGGGGGGGTAGAAGGGCTCCGCACCGGCAGCTCCCATGCGGAGCTCATGGAGCGGCTCGCGGAGAGCGGCGTCCGTTTCGTCGTCTGCGAGAACACCCTCCGCTCCCGGAATATCCTGCGCAGCGACTTCCCCGGCTACGTCGGGACCGTTCCGTCCGCTATCGTGGAGCTGGTCGTCAGGCAGGCTGAAGGCTGGCGTTACCTCAAGCCGTGA
- a CDS encoding 30S ribosomal protein S8e, with protein MQWQGRSVRKPSGGRYHTSRGKMRAEIGRAPAETHIGEERKKIVRTFGGNQKVRALRLDYATVANPADGTTRKVKIETVEANSANPNYVRRNLLTKGAIIRTEMGRARIVSRPSQDGVVNAVLIA; from the coding sequence ATGCAGTGGCAAGGAAGATCAGTACGGAAGCCCTCCGGCGGGCGCTACCACACCTCCCGGGGCAAGATGAGAGCGGAGATCGGCAGAGCTCCCGCAGAAACGCACATCGGTGAAGAACGCAAGAAGATCGTCCGCACCTTCGGGGGCAACCAGAAGGTCCGGGCACTCCGGCTCGACTACGCGACGGTCGCGAACCCCGCGGACGGTACGACCCGGAAAGTGAAGATCGAGACGGTCGAGGCGAACAGCGCCAACCCCAACTACGTCCGGCGGAACCTCCTGACCAAGGGCGCCATCATCAGGACCGAGATGGGCCGCGCACGGATCGTCAGCAGACCCAGCCAGGACGGCGTCGTCAACGCCGTCCTGATCGCATAA
- the hypB gene encoding hydrogenase nickel incorporation protein HypB: MHHIDVHVEKDIYDVNNRIADANAAHLRGHGIRAFDLLGAIGSGKTALIERLAPKLKERGLRAGAIAGDVYGDDDFQRIVAAGVPAYNANTGKECHLDAHLVEHAIEHLPLDEIDVLFIENVGNMVCPTDFRLGAEKRIVIVSSTEGDDVVNKHPMMFRGSNIGVINKVDLAGFVGADLDRMERDMHRYNPEMKVFKTNMKTGEGLEALLDAILA; this comes from the coding sequence ATGCACCACATCGACGTCCACGTGGAGAAGGACATCTACGACGTCAACAACCGGATCGCCGACGCCAACGCCGCCCACCTCAGGGGTCACGGGATCCGGGCGTTCGACCTCCTCGGCGCCATCGGGTCGGGAAAGACCGCCCTGATCGAGCGGCTCGCCCCGAAACTCAAAGAGCGGGGCCTCCGCGCCGGCGCCATCGCCGGGGACGTCTACGGCGACGACGACTTCCAGCGGATCGTCGCAGCCGGGGTCCCGGCCTACAACGCCAATACCGGGAAGGAGTGCCACCTCGACGCCCACCTCGTCGAGCACGCCATCGAGCACCTGCCGCTCGATGAGATCGACGTCCTCTTCATCGAGAACGTCGGGAACATGGTCTGCCCGACCGACTTCCGCCTGGGCGCCGAGAAGAGGATCGTCATCGTCAGTTCGACCGAAGGGGATGACGTCGTGAACAAGCACCCGATGATGTTCCGCGGGAGCAACATCGGCGTCATCAACAAGGTCGACCTCGCAGGGTTCGTCGGCGCCGACCTCGACCGGATGGAGCGCGACATGCACCGCTACAACCCGGAGATGAAGGTCTTTAAGACGAACATGAAGACCGGCGAAGGGCTCGAGGCGCTGCTTGACGCGATCCTCGCGTGA
- a CDS encoding signal recognition particle subunit SRP19/SEC65 family protein, translating to MSAERILYPCYFDATLQRREGRRVAKNLGAKSPELAAIEAVLRRMKVPHRVEEHHHPARWAEREGRIVAEWEGSKEDLIRKVARGLSGRK from the coding sequence ATGAGCGCAGAACGCATCCTGTACCCCTGTTATTTCGACGCCACGCTCCAGCGGCGGGAAGGGCGTCGCGTCGCGAAAAACCTCGGCGCGAAGTCCCCGGAGCTTGCCGCGATCGAGGCGGTCCTGCGGCGGATGAAGGTCCCGCACCGCGTGGAGGAGCACCACCACCCCGCCCGGTGGGCCGAGCGCGAGGGCCGGATCGTCGCGGAGTGGGAGGGGAGCAAGGAAGACCTGATCCGGAAGGTCGCCCGCGGCCTCTCGGGCCGGAAGTGA
- a CDS encoding histidinol phosphate phosphatase domain-containing protein, with protein sequence MYDLHTHTILSDGELLPTELVRRAAVLGYETLAVTDHADASNLAHLVEAVGEVRDAARCYGVDLLVGVELTHVPPTLIPALARDAKRRGADIVVVHGETVVEPVAPGTNRAACTCEDVDVLAHPGLVTEEDAREAATRGIALEITSRGGHNRTNGHVVRVAREAGCRLVVDSDTHAPSDLMSKEARWAVACGAGLTGAESREVLSWDIKRLLQK encoded by the coding sequence ATGTACGACCTGCACACCCACACCATCCTCTCCGACGGCGAGCTCCTCCCGACGGAGCTCGTCCGCCGGGCCGCCGTCCTCGGCTACGAGACCCTGGCCGTCACGGACCACGCGGACGCCTCGAACCTTGCGCACCTGGTGGAGGCGGTGGGCGAGGTCCGCGACGCGGCGCGGTGCTACGGCGTCGACCTGCTCGTCGGGGTGGAGCTCACCCACGTCCCGCCCACGCTGATCCCGGCGCTTGCACGCGACGCAAAACGGCGTGGCGCCGATATCGTCGTGGTCCACGGGGAGACGGTCGTGGAACCGGTGGCGCCGGGGACCAACCGCGCCGCCTGCACCTGCGAGGACGTGGACGTGCTCGCGCATCCCGGTCTCGTCACGGAGGAGGATGCGCGCGAGGCTGCCACGCGGGGGATCGCGCTCGAGATCACCTCCCGTGGGGGGCACAACCGGACCAACGGTCACGTTGTGCGGGTGGCGCGGGAGGCCGGCTGCAGGCTGGTGGTCGATTCCGATACGCATGCGCCGTCGGATCTTATGTCAAAAGAGGCACGGTGGGCGGTTGCCTGCGGTGCCGGGCTTACGGGGGCGGAATCCCGGGAGGTTCTCTCCTGGGACATAAAACGGCTTCTGCAGAAATGA
- a CDS encoding transcription initiation factor IIB, with product MAEVEKLKQLQLQREALKKRGEQQKVKETEKKRTEETVQSVCPECGSRQLVHDYERAELVCQSCGLVLDEEFIDRGPEWRAFDHDQRMKRSRVGAPMTFTIHDKGLSTMIDWRNRDSYGRAISSKNRAQLYRLRKWQGRIRVSNATERNLAFALSELDRMASALGLPRNVRETAAVVYRDAVDKNLIRGRSIEGVAAAALYAACRQCSVPRTLDEIAEVSRVSRKEIGRTYRFISRELGLKLLPTSPIDYVPRFCSGLNLKGEVQSRAVEILRQAGERELTSGRGPTGVAAAAIYISSILGGERRTQREVAEVAGVTEVTIRNRYKELAEKLDIEIIL from the coding sequence ATGGCAGAAGTAGAAAAACTCAAGCAGCTGCAGTTGCAGCGTGAGGCCCTGAAGAAGAGAGGGGAGCAGCAGAAGGTCAAGGAGACGGAGAAGAAGCGGACCGAGGAGACCGTCCAGTCCGTCTGTCCCGAGTGCGGCAGCCGCCAGCTCGTCCACGACTACGAGCGTGCCGAACTCGTATGCCAGAGCTGCGGCCTGGTCCTCGACGAGGAGTTCATCGACCGCGGTCCCGAGTGGCGTGCCTTCGACCACGACCAGCGGATGAAGCGTTCCCGTGTCGGCGCACCGATGACCTTCACGATCCACGACAAGGGTCTCTCGACGATGATCGACTGGAGGAACCGCGACTCCTACGGCCGTGCTATCTCGAGCAAGAACCGCGCCCAGCTCTACCGGCTCCGGAAGTGGCAGGGGCGGATCCGGGTCTCGAACGCGACCGAGCGGAACCTGGCGTTCGCGCTCTCGGAACTGGACCGGATGGCCTCCGCGCTCGGCCTGCCCCGGAACGTGCGGGAGACCGCCGCCGTGGTCTACCGCGACGCGGTGGACAAGAACCTGATCCGCGGCCGGAGTATCGAGGGAGTCGCCGCGGCCGCGCTGTATGCGGCCTGCCGCCAATGCAGCGTGCCGCGGACGCTCGACGAGATCGCCGAGGTATCCCGTGTATCGAGGAAGGAGATCGGGCGCACCTACCGGTTCATCTCGCGCGAGCTCGGATTAAAACTCCTGCCGACGTCCCCTATCGATTACGTACCGCGCTTCTGCTCGGGCCTCAACCTGAAGGGTGAGGTCCAGAGCCGTGCGGTCGAGATCCTCCGGCAGGCTGGAGAACGCGAACTTACGAGCGGCAGGGGCCCAACGGGCGTCGCTGCGGCCGCTATTTACATCTCCTCGATCCTCGGCGGAGAGCGGCGCACCCAGCGCGAAGTCGCGGAAGTCGCAGGCGTGACCGAGGTCACGATCAGGAACAGATATAAGGAACTAGCAGAAAAATTAGATATCGAGATCATACTCTGA
- a CDS encoding CotH kinase family protein produces MAMDSTARAVAGMLFVLAAMAFTIPAASGQANVSGSDSGVLDLYLFMEESDLAELYSRGDGSDERLNGSVRLSPDGEEIEIEGVRFRGTSSRELPKKSFDIRFIEPQEFLFGSNVMNLKATYTDPTMMREKLSMDLFHVLGEPASRTKHFDLYINGVYEGLYVHVERVDGDLLASNGLDPAGTLIADDFRGHYYEPGIGRLSAFGYPIDEQDEPEAFLETTMDSRGDPDWGAVHDLVSWVYRTPAGTEFEEGFIERFDEENFIDWLAIHYLIGDVDSFGDDYWLYLDTEDPDAGWVVIPWDKDLTFGSHSRRDSTVNDYFGYESPVAGGWDNDLVEKFLQTPALRERLEARMVYLMDEVFTEDYYAGQLALHEEAIGESLNVTPGEDAFVLHPQNHHGDLGYLAYHTETIQDFVRLRYQFLDRAIHPVPGEPYAASAEIPADPEESLVHFTDSDGWVIATFEVSEVREPGTIAAAVNETSENPGIDRRWEFDAGDADVSGELTLYYRNDVASCCFPPENWFVSDAAVRDDRYSQWDLAMAREDEAGNRTMLETYVNPYSNKASADVSLQGVARFVLVLPEEPVRNFTWG; encoded by the coding sequence ATGGCAATGGATTCTACGGCCCGGGCAGTGGCCGGCATGCTCTTCGTGCTGGCCGCAATGGCCTTCACCATACCTGCAGCGTCGGGGCAGGCGAATGTGAGCGGTTCCGACTCCGGCGTGCTGGACCTCTACCTCTTCATGGAGGAGAGCGATCTCGCCGAGTTGTACAGCCGCGGAGATGGATCCGACGAGCGGTTGAACGGCTCCGTGCGGCTCTCGCCCGACGGCGAGGAGATCGAGATCGAGGGGGTGCGGTTCCGGGGCACCTCGTCACGGGAGCTCCCCAAGAAATCGTTCGACATACGGTTCATCGAACCCCAGGAGTTCCTCTTCGGCAGCAACGTAATGAACCTGAAGGCCACCTACACCGACCCCACGATGATGCGGGAGAAACTCTCGATGGACCTCTTTCACGTCCTCGGAGAGCCCGCGTCGAGGACGAAACACTTCGACCTGTACATCAACGGCGTCTACGAGGGTCTGTACGTCCACGTGGAACGGGTCGACGGCGACCTGCTTGCAAGCAACGGCCTCGACCCTGCAGGGACGCTGATCGCCGACGATTTCCGGGGGCACTACTATGAGCCGGGGATCGGGCGCCTCTCTGCCTTCGGGTATCCTATCGATGAGCAGGACGAACCGGAAGCATTCCTCGAGACGACCATGGACAGCCGGGGCGACCCGGACTGGGGGGCGGTCCATGACCTCGTCTCCTGGGTCTACCGGACTCCCGCCGGGACGGAGTTCGAGGAGGGGTTCATCGAGCGGTTCGATGAGGAGAACTTCATCGACTGGCTGGCGATCCATTACCTCATCGGCGACGTCGACTCCTTTGGCGACGACTACTGGCTCTACCTGGACACGGAGGACCCGGACGCCGGGTGGGTGGTCATACCCTGGGACAAGGACCTGACGTTCGGCTCGCACAGCCGGAGAGATTCTACGGTCAACGACTACTTCGGATATGAGTCACCGGTGGCAGGCGGGTGGGACAATGACCTGGTGGAGAAGTTCCTCCAGACCCCCGCGCTCCGCGAGAGGCTTGAAGCCCGCATGGTCTACCTGATGGACGAGGTCTTCACGGAAGACTACTATGCCGGGCAGCTTGCTCTCCACGAGGAGGCGATCGGCGAGAGCCTGAACGTCACGCCGGGGGAAGACGCGTTCGTGCTGCACCCGCAGAACCATCACGGTGATCTCGGCTACCTGGCGTATCACACCGAGACGATCCAGGACTTTGTGCGGCTCCGCTACCAGTTCCTCGACAGAGCGATCCATCCCGTCCCCGGAGAACCGTATGCCGCCTCCGCTGAGATACCGGCTGACCCGGAAGAGAGCCTCGTCCACTTCACCGATTCCGACGGCTGGGTGATCGCGACCTTTGAGGTCTCGGAGGTGCGGGAACCGGGCACGATCGCTGCCGCAGTGAACGAGACATCTGAGAATCCCGGCATCGACCGGCGGTGGGAGTTCGATGCGGGCGACGCCGACGTCAGCGGCGAACTGACCCTCTACTACAGGAACGATGTCGCGTCGTGCTGCTTCCCGCCGGAGAACTGGTTCGTCAGCGACGCGGCGGTCAGGGACGACCGGTACTCACAGTGGGATCTGGCGATGGCACGGGAGGATGAGGCCGGGAACCGGACGATGCTTGAGACCTACGTCAACCCATACTCGAACAAAGCGTCTGCAGACGTCTCCCTGCAGGGAGTAGCCAGGTTTGTGCTGGTGCTGCCGGAGGAGCCGGTACGGAACTTCACCTGGGGATAG
- a CDS encoding C39 family peptidase produces the protein MHRGLSLYIATCILLFGISVSAGCLQGSNQEAASNIAGPESGNLSNLLTGVPDVRQSQPYSCGAASLQAVLNYQGIDVREGVLMQKLGTTPETGTPPDAIVRVAREYGLSAELRLNLTLADLERSVAEKNPVIIACQAWADTDPEEFSWDTDWEDGHYMVVIGFDSENVYFEDPAMLGTRGKIPRQEFLSRWHDYLGTPPFGVNSTALYQAGIFIRGNESAGYPAFTHVD, from the coding sequence ATGCACAGGGGCCTTTCGCTCTATATCGCTACATGCATACTCTTATTCGGGATCTCGGTCTCTGCCGGCTGTCTGCAGGGATCGAATCAAGAGGCTGCTTCTAATATCGCGGGCCCGGAGTCGGGGAATCTCTCGAATCTCCTGACCGGCGTCCCGGATGTCCGGCAGAGCCAGCCATACTCCTGTGGGGCCGCATCGTTACAGGCAGTGCTCAATTACCAGGGGATCGACGTACGCGAGGGAGTCCTTATGCAGAAACTCGGCACAACCCCTGAGACAGGCACTCCCCCGGATGCAATCGTCCGCGTCGCCCGGGAGTATGGACTCTCCGCAGAACTGAGACTGAACCTCACGCTTGCCGATCTCGAGCGGTCGGTTGCGGAGAAGAACCCGGTCATCATCGCCTGCCAGGCGTGGGCGGATACTGACCCGGAGGAGTTCAGCTGGGACACCGACTGGGAGGACGGGCACTACATGGTCGTGATCGGGTTTGACAGTGAGAACGTGTACTTCGAAGATCCTGCCATGCTCGGGACGCGCGGCAAGATACCGAGGCAGGAGTTCCTCTCCCGCTGGCACGACTATCTGGGAACACCCCCCTTTGGTGTCAACTCAACCGCACTCTATCAAGCCGGCATCTTCATACGGGGCAACGAGTCTGCGGGATACCCGGCATTTACCCACGTCGACTGA
- a CDS encoding WD40 repeat domain-containing protein: MKRAALLIVLIAVLVPAAAGEDSSYYGIPAGGIVNDVAIAADGRYMVAGTGEGSIVCLQRNGTIAWNVSAGNAVTAVAAADAGNYIAAGTDAGEVLLLDERNGNRYWTASVAGPVRDLAFSGDGRALAVGGNRITLFDHLGAERWNASIGGSSPVSPITTPVVPTVAFTADGNYIVAGSDNGAIHFLRRQGTRAWQALARGPITAVDVSRDGSVVAAGGRDRALLIYNREGGLVWAMPTGAPILTLALSADGRFAAVGKEGGDLECYRPREGLLWTNRTGGDVLAVDISRQGEAVAAGTAAGSVHLFSGAGNARWSFDAGAPVTAVALSRSGDYLAAGAGEQAFIFRTADVPVPAPTGPAENATPVATPTRAGGAGALIGIVAVTAAVAGSLFRRR; this comes from the coding sequence ATGAAGAGAGCAGCACTGCTGATCGTCCTTATCGCCGTCCTGGTCCCGGCAGCCGCCGGCGAGGATTCATCCTATTACGGCATACCCGCGGGCGGCATCGTCAACGACGTTGCGATCGCCGCAGACGGCCGGTACATGGTCGCGGGAACCGGAGAGGGCAGCATCGTCTGCCTGCAGCGGAACGGCACGATCGCCTGGAACGTGAGCGCCGGGAACGCGGTGACGGCGGTTGCCGCCGCGGACGCCGGGAACTATATCGCCGCCGGGACCGATGCGGGCGAGGTGCTCCTCCTCGACGAGAGGAACGGCAACCGCTACTGGACCGCGAGCGTCGCAGGACCCGTCCGCGACCTCGCGTTCTCCGGGGACGGCCGGGCCCTCGCGGTGGGAGGCAACCGCATCACCCTCTTCGATCACCTGGGCGCGGAACGGTGGAACGCCTCGATAGGCGGAAGCTCACCGGTGTCTCCCATCACCACCCCGGTCGTGCCGACCGTCGCTTTCACCGCCGACGGCAATTACATCGTCGCCGGGAGCGACAACGGCGCTATCCACTTCCTCAGAAGGCAGGGGACCCGGGCCTGGCAGGCGCTCGCCCGCGGCCCGATCACCGCTGTCGACGTGTCCCGTGACGGGTCGGTCGTCGCCGCCGGGGGCCGTGACCGCGCCCTCCTGATCTACAACAGGGAAGGGGGACTTGTCTGGGCGATGCCCACCGGAGCTCCCATCCTCACGCTCGCCCTCTCCGCGGACGGGCGGTTCGCGGCGGTCGGGAAGGAGGGAGGCGATCTGGAGTGCTACCGGCCACGCGAGGGCCTCCTCTGGACGAACCGGACCGGAGGCGACGTCCTCGCCGTCGATATATCCCGGCAGGGGGAGGCGGTCGCGGCCGGTACCGCGGCCGGGTCCGTGCACCTCTTTTCGGGCGCCGGGAACGCACGCTGGTCGTTTGATGCCGGGGCCCCCGTGACGGCGGTCGCCCTCTCCCGGAGCGGCGATTACCTTGCCGCGGGCGCCGGGGAGCAGGCCTTCATCTTCAGGACGGCCGATGTGCCGGTGCCGGCGCCGACAGGCCCGGCAGAGAACGCGACACCCGTGGCGACGCCGACCCGGGCCGGGGGAGCGGGGGCGCTGATCGGGATCGTCGCCGTCACGGCCGCCGTGGCCGGGAGCCTCTTCCGACGTCGGTGA
- a CDS encoding C-GCAxxG-C-C family protein, whose amino-acid sequence MTERSEKAVACFMQGCNCAQAVSSVFARDAGVPEEVILRAATGFGAGVGRTGGACGAVSGAVLAIGLIFGSTEPEEKEAKDRTYAVTQEFISRFVRKHGTVSCTGLLNCDLSTDEGLARAREQGLTRTLCPGYVRDAVEILEELL is encoded by the coding sequence ATGACGGAACGATCGGAGAAGGCGGTCGCCTGCTTCATGCAGGGCTGTAATTGTGCACAGGCGGTCAGTTCGGTCTTCGCCCGCGACGCCGGGGTGCCCGAGGAGGTCATCCTCCGTGCGGCCACCGGGTTCGGCGCCGGGGTGGGGCGTACCGGAGGCGCATGCGGGGCCGTGTCGGGGGCGGTCCTCGCGATCGGGCTCATCTTCGGGAGCACCGAACCTGAGGAGAAGGAAGCGAAGGACCGGACCTACGCCGTCACGCAGGAGTTCATCTCCCGCTTCGTCCGGAAGCACGGCACGGTCTCCTGCACCGGGCTCCTTAACTGCGACCTCTCGACCGACGAGGGGCTGGCCCGGGCCCGCGAGCAGGGTCTCACCCGGACCCTCTGCCCCGGATATGTCCGGGACGCGGTAGAGATCCTCGAAGAACTGCTCTGA
- a CDS encoding aminotransferase-like domain-containing protein, translated as MAYHFASRMGKTPRSFIREILKTTEKPEVISFAGGLPSPSLFAVEELAAAAQDVMADAGRAALQYSTTEGYLPLREFIAERYRQRLGLSVDPDEVLITNGSQQCLDLIGKVFLDPGDPVFIERPGYLGAIQAFSLYEPEFRSVPLLDDGPDTGCLEAMLEEAPARLFYGVPNAQNPSGITYSEEKRRAVAAALAGTGTVFVEDDAYGELRFDGRCLPSVRQYLSDATVITGSFSKIVTPGLRVGWVAAPREIMDQITVAKQASDLHSNTLAQRVIARYLETNDIDAHIERITRAYRTQRDQMIAAIEEEFPEDARYTRPDGGMFLWVTLPEGCSTMRLLEIALEKNVAFVPGKAFYVDGGGDTTMRLNFSNAGEEEIAEGIRRLGAAIRTFIG; from the coding sequence ATGGCGTACCATTTTGCCTCCAGGATGGGGAAAACACCCCGATCCTTCATCCGCGAGATTCTCAAGACAACCGAGAAGCCCGAGGTCATCTCGTTTGCCGGAGGGCTCCCAAGCCCCTCGCTCTTCGCCGTTGAGGAACTGGCGGCGGCCGCACAGGACGTCATGGCGGATGCGGGGAGGGCAGCCCTGCAGTACAGCACGACCGAAGGCTATCTCCCGTTGCGGGAGTTCATCGCCGAACGCTACCGGCAGCGCCTCGGCCTCTCCGTCGACCCGGATGAGGTCCTGATCACCAACGGCTCCCAGCAGTGCCTGGATCTCATCGGGAAGGTCTTCCTGGACCCGGGCGATCCGGTTTTCATCGAACGGCCGGGTTATCTCGGGGCGATCCAGGCGTTCTCTCTCTACGAGCCCGAATTCCGTTCCGTGCCACTGCTCGACGACGGCCCGGACACCGGATGTCTGGAAGCGATGCTTGAGGAGGCGCCGGCCAGACTCTTCTACGGTGTCCCGAACGCGCAGAACCCGTCCGGGATCACCTATTCTGAGGAGAAGCGGCGTGCCGTCGCCGCCGCGCTCGCCGGCACCGGAACGGTCTTCGTCGAAGACGACGCCTACGGCGAGCTCCGGTTCGACGGGAGATGCCTCCCCTCCGTCAGGCAGTATCTCAGTGACGCGACGGTCATCACCGGATCATTCTCCAAGATCGTCACGCCCGGCCTGCGGGTCGGCTGGGTCGCCGCCCCCCGCGAGATCATGGACCAGATCACCGTGGCAAAGCAGGCTTCCGACCTGCACTCAAACACCCTCGCCCAGCGGGTCATCGCCCGTTACCTCGAGACGAACGATATCGACGCCCACATCGAACGTATCACCCGGGCCTACCGTACACAGCGCGACCAGATGATCGCCGCGATCGAGGAGGAGTTCCCGGAAGATGCCCGTTATACACGGCCGGACGGCGGGATGTTCCTCTGGGTCACCCTCCCGGAGGGCTGCTCGACCATGCGGCTTCTGGAGATCGCTCTCGAAAAGAACGTTGCGTTCGTGCCGGGAAAGGCGTTTTACGTCGACGGGGGCGGGGATACGACGATGCGCCTGAACTTCTCGAATGCGGGCGAAGAGGAGATCGCCGAGGGGATCCGGCGCCTCGGAGCAGCGATCCGCACGTTCATCGGGTGA